One part of the Arcanobacterium phocisimile genome encodes these proteins:
- the alaS gene encoding alanine--tRNA ligase translates to MRTAEIRKRWLDYFAKHDHHIAESVPLISPDPSILFTIAGMVPFTPYIIGTEKAPYPRVASVQKCIRTNDIDNVGRTTRHGTFFQMCGNFSFGDYFKEGAMDLAFGLLTSSIDDGGYGLEKDRLWVTIWDQDDVTFEHLTKVIGLDPHHIVKLPREQIFWSTGQPGPAGPCAEIHYDRGPEFGPEAVGGNVDPGGDRYLEIWNLVFDQYLRGEGEGKNFPLLGELDQTAIDTGAGLERIAYLLQGKNNMYETDEVYPVIQAVEKITGKTYGEKEEDDVLMRVIADHVRSSMMLIADGVRPGNDGRGYVLRRLIRRAVRSVRLLGYSDLAYPQLLPVTKDAMKESYPILEADFDKISQIAYAEEQAFRRTLTAGTQIFEQAAADAISAGSQLPGDAAFTLHDTYGFPIDLTLEMAAEKGIAVDESGFRQLMQEQKDRARADAQAKKTGHVDATVYHEIQSVGGDTHFLGYTDYSADGKVVGLLQDGATVPAVQAPAHVDVVLDQTPFWAEQGGQLPDHGTITVAGGGIVEITDVQMPIKGLFVHRGTLTEGSIALNDRVYSAINAERREQIARAHTATHMVHKALHEYLGEQATQAGSENSPSRLRFDFRHGEQVPTSVMRDIESRVNDRLQENLDVTDQIMTLDEAKASGAMALFGEKYGSHVRVVSIGGDWSRELCAGTHVRTSGALGLVSILGESSIGSGVRRIEALVGAGAYAAGARERALLSQLSTLTHVRMEELPEHIDTLLSRLKQADKEIASLRKEKMLSQMSNVVSQRVDINGISVVAHDLGDVASADDVRLAVMDVRERLGQTPAVVAMTGTAKGRPTIVIATNESARERNIKAGILVSVAAKILGGGGGGKPDLAQGGGTDVSQIPAAFDAITAAVSAS, encoded by the coding sequence ATGCGCACTGCCGAAATTCGTAAACGTTGGCTGGACTATTTCGCGAAGCATGACCACCACATTGCTGAGTCGGTTCCGCTAATCTCTCCTGATCCCTCGATCCTTTTCACGATTGCCGGAATGGTGCCATTCACGCCATATATCATCGGCACCGAAAAAGCTCCGTACCCGCGCGTCGCATCGGTGCAAAAGTGTATCCGTACCAACGATATTGACAACGTTGGCCGTACCACCCGTCACGGCACGTTTTTCCAAATGTGTGGAAACTTCTCATTCGGTGATTACTTCAAAGAAGGCGCCATGGATTTGGCCTTCGGTTTGCTTACCTCGAGCATAGACGACGGCGGATATGGCCTTGAAAAAGATCGTCTATGGGTGACTATTTGGGATCAGGACGATGTGACGTTCGAGCATCTGACGAAGGTCATCGGGCTCGACCCGCATCATATTGTCAAGCTTCCGCGGGAGCAGATTTTCTGGTCTACTGGCCAGCCTGGACCAGCTGGTCCATGTGCAGAGATTCATTACGATCGCGGCCCAGAGTTCGGCCCAGAAGCAGTTGGCGGCAATGTAGATCCAGGTGGCGATCGCTACCTCGAAATTTGGAACTTGGTCTTTGATCAGTACCTCCGCGGTGAGGGAGAAGGCAAGAACTTCCCGTTGCTCGGCGAACTCGATCAAACTGCGATCGATACCGGCGCTGGTCTTGAGCGTATTGCCTACTTGCTCCAGGGCAAGAACAATATGTATGAAACCGATGAAGTTTACCCAGTTATTCAGGCTGTAGAGAAGATTACTGGCAAGACCTACGGGGAAAAAGAAGAAGACGACGTTTTGATGCGTGTGATTGCTGATCACGTTCGCTCTTCGATGATGCTTATTGCTGATGGCGTTCGCCCTGGAAACGATGGCCGTGGTTACGTTCTGCGTCGCCTGATTCGCCGAGCAGTGCGCTCAGTTCGGTTACTTGGTTACTCTGATCTTGCCTACCCACAGTTGCTTCCAGTTACCAAGGATGCAATGAAAGAATCCTACCCGATTCTCGAAGCCGACTTCGACAAGATTTCCCAAATTGCCTACGCTGAGGAACAAGCATTCCGTCGTACGTTGACCGCCGGAACCCAGATTTTCGAGCAGGCTGCTGCTGACGCAATTTCAGCAGGTTCACAACTACCTGGCGACGCCGCTTTTACCCTACACGATACATATGGATTCCCGATTGATCTTACGCTCGAAATGGCTGCCGAAAAGGGGATCGCGGTTGACGAGTCTGGTTTCCGTCAATTGATGCAAGAACAGAAGGATCGTGCACGAGCTGATGCACAGGCAAAGAAGACCGGCCATGTTGACGCAACTGTTTATCATGAAATTCAGAGCGTAGGTGGCGATACTCACTTCTTGGGTTACACTGACTACTCTGCCGATGGCAAGGTTGTGGGCCTACTGCAAGATGGTGCTACGGTACCAGCGGTTCAGGCACCTGCCCACGTTGATGTCGTACTCGATCAGACTCCGTTCTGGGCCGAGCAAGGTGGTCAGCTACCTGACCACGGCACGATTACTGTTGCTGGTGGTGGAATCGTTGAAATCACTGATGTTCAGATGCCGATTAAGGGTCTTTTTGTTCACCGCGGCACTCTTACTGAAGGCTCTATCGCGCTGAATGATCGTGTGTATTCAGCTATTAATGCAGAGCGTCGCGAGCAAATTGCGCGTGCACACACGGCAACTCACATGGTTCATAAGGCATTGCATGAGTACTTAGGCGAACAAGCTACGCAGGCCGGTTCGGAGAACTCGCCATCGCGGTTGCGTTTTGATTTCCGGCATGGAGAGCAGGTTCCGACCTCCGTCATGCGTGATATTGAGTCCCGAGTTAACGATCGTCTGCAAGAGAATCTCGATGTCACTGATCAAATTATGACTCTCGACGAAGCAAAAGCATCTGGTGCGATGGCACTGTTCGGTGAGAAGTATGGTTCCCATGTTCGAGTAGTGTCTATTGGTGGAGACTGGTCACGCGAACTTTGTGCGGGGACTCATGTGCGGACGTCGGGCGCTCTTGGATTAGTTAGTATTCTCGGGGAGTCCTCCATCGGTTCTGGTGTGCGACGTATCGAGGCACTCGTCGGTGCTGGTGCGTATGCTGCTGGAGCTCGTGAACGCGCATTGCTTTCGCAGCTTTCGACCTTGACGCATGTACGTATGGAAGAGCTCCCCGAACATATTGATACCTTGCTCTCGCGTCTCAAGCAGGCTGACAAAGAAATAGCGTCACTGCGAAAGGAAAAGATGCTTTCGCAGATGAGTAACGTTGTTTCACAGCGCGTTGATATTAACGGTATCTCGGTTGTCGCTCACGATCTGGGTGACGTTGCCTCAGCTGATGACGTTCGTCTGGCAGTGATGGATGTTCGTGAACGTCTTGGCCAGACTCCGGCGGTAGTTGCTATGACAGGTACCGCTAAAGGTCGTCCAACAATTGTCATCGCAACCAACGAATCCGCCCGTGAGCGCAATATTAAGGCCGGAATACTCGTATCTGTCGCCGCGAAGATTCTTGGCGGCGGTGGCGGCGGAAAGCCGGACCTTGCGCAAGGTGGCGGTACCGACGTCTCCCAGATTCCGGCAGCTTTTGACGCGATTACTGCAGCAGTCTCTGCGAGCTAA
- a CDS encoding replication-associated recombination protein A, with translation MDLFQTSSNYTESQPASPLAVRMRPRDLSEVIGQQHLLGDGQPLRRLIEPEAGGAPSSVILWGPPGIGKTTLAYLIAHKESRRFVEISAVSAGVQQVRAHIEQARDALVVHGEQTVLFIDEVHRFSKSQQDALLPAVENGWVILVAATTENPSFSVIAPLLSRSLLLTLHPLSATDIRLLLERALSDERGFGGHVTITDEALDQIIRFAGADARRALTILEATASNGNRQLTIDDVERAVDVYSVRYDRDGDQHYDVVSAFIKSIRGSDVDAAIHYLARMLEAGEDPRFIARRLMISAAEDIGMADPAALQTATAAAQSVALVGMPEARIILAEAVVHLATAPKSNRAYLAINAAIADIRAGNIGPVPVHLRDQSVTASRVAAVSTGKDTDYIYPHDEVSGVAQQQYAPDELRDKRYYEPTTRGYESQITSRLQRINKILGK, from the coding sequence GTGGATCTTTTTCAGACGTCGTCAAACTATACTGAATCGCAGCCCGCTTCGCCGCTAGCAGTACGTATGCGGCCGCGCGATTTAAGTGAGGTCATCGGGCAACAGCACCTCCTGGGCGATGGTCAGCCCCTGCGCCGGCTGATAGAACCGGAGGCAGGAGGTGCGCCGAGTTCAGTGATTCTCTGGGGTCCGCCAGGCATCGGAAAAACCACGCTGGCGTACCTTATTGCGCACAAAGAAAGCCGGAGATTTGTTGAGATTTCGGCGGTATCAGCTGGCGTTCAGCAAGTCCGTGCGCATATAGAGCAAGCTCGTGATGCGCTCGTTGTGCACGGCGAGCAAACAGTCCTTTTTATCGACGAGGTTCACCGATTTTCAAAGTCTCAGCAAGATGCTTTGCTACCGGCCGTGGAAAACGGCTGGGTTATTCTGGTCGCGGCGACGACGGAGAATCCCAGCTTCTCGGTTATCGCACCGTTGTTATCGCGTTCCTTGTTATTAACCCTGCATCCGCTGAGTGCTACCGATATTCGTTTGCTTTTGGAACGAGCTCTCTCCGACGAGCGTGGTTTCGGTGGGCATGTCACGATTACAGATGAGGCGTTGGACCAGATCATTCGTTTTGCTGGAGCCGATGCGCGTCGAGCTCTGACAATATTAGAAGCTACGGCGTCAAACGGGAATAGACAACTAACGATCGATGACGTTGAACGTGCGGTAGACGTTTATTCGGTTCGATACGACCGTGATGGGGATCAACATTATGACGTCGTTTCGGCCTTCATTAAGTCGATTCGAGGTTCGGATGTGGATGCTGCGATCCATTATCTAGCGCGCATGCTTGAAGCTGGTGAAGATCCTCGATTTATTGCACGTCGATTAATGATTAGTGCAGCTGAAGATATTGGAATGGCTGATCCAGCTGCCCTGCAGACGGCCACTGCGGCCGCTCAATCTGTTGCGTTAGTGGGCATGCCAGAAGCTCGTATTATTTTGGCAGAGGCTGTTGTCCATTTGGCAACAGCACCTAAGTCTAACCGTGCCTATCTCGCTATTAACGCTGCTATTGCGGATATTCGTGCCGGTAATATAGGCCCAGTGCCGGTGCACTTGCGAGACCAAAGTGTAACCGCTTCACGTGTTGCGGCAGTCAGCACCGGTAAAGACACCGACTACATATATCCGCATGACGAAGTTTCTGGTGTTGCACAACAGCAGTATGCACCGGATGAATTGCGCGACAAACGCTACTATGAACCGACAACACGAGGGTACGAGTCGCAAATCACGTCCCGATTACAACGGATAAATAAGATTTTAGGCAAATGA
- a CDS encoding MMPL family transporter has protein sequence MFTWLSHKIPARPKTFILFWAVLAFLGISGALVGFGQGNLFERMSSSESMIPDSESDIVLRATGADERGESIIVLVENTTPEEISVELSAFREKVQALPHVASVNDPQNVDERFKQELAAQIDIAVEQAISDNQEFIDQAAQGALQSAAPLLEQARSTGGPEAEYAAREQIIEQATTEAQMAIAEQARTQARQATIDVPNPAKAFTNGNSFVLVTQLDPGQFPQTVADVKDHVTSLSDTLNDADNNITVSAVSATLATNVILDQTAEDLVTGETVGLPIALVLLVVVFGGAIAAGLPLGSALISIAIGLGAVWTITFITNVDNFILNIVTLIGLALSIDYGLLVVSRYREEIAEYTNDPDSPELKEHIAYAIQKTITTAGRTVAFSALTIALAISGLLFMNAPMLRMIAIGGVIVTLLAVATAITLVPALIVVSGRKLVAPSALSRFTLMRFLFVRFGDSASDKGIFSRLARWVQKRPWQIVVSTLLLLGIIAAPVLGLTLRSNFTDYLPQDSEEKHVIATVDKDFPAFSTPEISLLAHADVSDTTALVEQIKELPSITGAREPVATDNGVVIGFDVDTDDAVSKEVTDLVSEIRGLDASFSFDVGGPAALQMDFASSIASDTPIALGIVIASVVVLLFFMTGSIIAPLTALVINSLSLLAGLGGAAFLFNHGLFGLPQTSGIETFVVATAIAFGFGLAMDYEVFLLARIKEYWDLGESNDMAVEHGLQRSGRIITSAAAIIIAVFIGFVFGELVAIKQIGVVLAIIVVVDATIVRMLLVPAMMTILGKWNWWAPRPLRKLYKRFAIHH, from the coding sequence ATGTTTACTTGGCTAAGCCACAAAATACCTGCTCGCCCAAAAACTTTTATTCTGTTTTGGGCAGTACTTGCATTTCTCGGGATAAGCGGTGCTCTCGTTGGATTTGGACAGGGTAATCTTTTTGAACGCATGTCCTCCTCGGAATCTATGATTCCCGATTCTGAATCCGATATAGTTCTGCGCGCGACTGGAGCTGACGAGCGTGGCGAAAGTATTATCGTGCTCGTTGAAAACACTACTCCTGAAGAGATCTCCGTCGAATTGTCTGCTTTCCGAGAAAAGGTTCAAGCACTGCCCCATGTAGCATCCGTGAACGATCCGCAAAACGTAGATGAACGGTTCAAGCAAGAACTAGCGGCACAAATCGATATAGCAGTCGAACAAGCAATCAGTGACAACCAAGAATTCATCGATCAAGCTGCACAAGGTGCACTCCAATCAGCGGCACCTCTTCTCGAGCAGGCCCGCAGCACAGGTGGTCCCGAAGCTGAGTATGCTGCACGCGAGCAAATCATCGAACAAGCAACTACAGAAGCCCAAATGGCCATCGCGGAACAAGCACGCACACAGGCCCGACAAGCCACAATAGATGTGCCCAACCCGGCGAAAGCTTTTACCAACGGTAACTCATTTGTCCTTGTCACCCAACTTGATCCAGGACAGTTCCCACAGACAGTTGCCGACGTCAAGGATCACGTCACTAGCCTCTCTGATACGTTGAACGACGCAGATAACAATATTACGGTCTCTGCTGTATCGGCCACGCTTGCAACAAATGTTATTCTCGATCAGACCGCTGAAGACTTAGTCACTGGCGAGACTGTTGGATTGCCAATCGCATTGGTACTTCTGGTGGTTGTTTTCGGTGGTGCAATTGCTGCTGGCCTCCCCCTTGGGTCTGCCCTTATTTCTATTGCTATCGGACTTGGCGCAGTTTGGACGATCACTTTCATTACGAACGTCGATAATTTCATTCTTAATATCGTCACATTGATAGGCCTAGCTCTTTCGATCGATTACGGTTTACTTGTCGTTTCGCGGTATCGAGAAGAGATCGCAGAGTACACAAATGATCCAGATAGTCCAGAACTTAAGGAGCATATTGCTTACGCTATTCAAAAAACTATTACAACTGCTGGTCGTACAGTCGCGTTCTCAGCTTTGACGATTGCTCTGGCTATCTCTGGTCTGTTGTTCATGAACGCCCCGATGTTACGCATGATCGCAATCGGTGGCGTCATCGTCACGCTTCTGGCAGTAGCCACAGCGATTACGCTAGTGCCCGCTCTCATCGTTGTCAGCGGAAGAAAACTCGTTGCTCCTTCGGCGCTCTCACGCTTTACCCTTATGCGATTCCTTTTCGTCCGATTCGGTGATTCCGCATCAGATAAAGGAATATTCTCCCGCTTGGCCCGCTGGGTACAAAAGCGCCCCTGGCAAATTGTTGTGTCGACGTTGCTCCTACTGGGGATAATTGCAGCTCCGGTACTGGGCTTGACCTTGCGCTCAAACTTCACCGATTACTTGCCGCAAGATTCAGAAGAAAAGCACGTCATAGCCACTGTGGATAAGGACTTTCCAGCATTTTCGACACCTGAAATTTCGCTTCTTGCGCACGCAGATGTCTCCGATACCACTGCACTAGTTGAGCAGATTAAAGAGCTTCCCAGTATTACGGGTGCACGAGAACCGGTCGCCACTGACAATGGTGTAGTTATTGGATTTGACGTCGATACCGACGATGCAGTCAGCAAGGAGGTAACAGACCTTGTTTCCGAAATTCGCGGATTAGATGCCAGTTTCTCATTCGATGTTGGTGGCCCGGCAGCGCTTCAAATGGATTTCGCTTCCTCCATCGCGTCTGATACGCCAATCGCTTTGGGAATCGTCATTGCGTCTGTCGTTGTTTTGTTATTCTTTATGACGGGATCGATTATCGCACCACTAACGGCATTAGTTATTAATAGCTTATCTCTCCTAGCTGGACTAGGCGGTGCAGCCTTCCTCTTTAACCACGGTTTGTTCGGCTTGCCCCAAACAAGTGGCATTGAAACCTTCGTCGTGGCAACCGCGATTGCCTTCGGGTTTGGCCTTGCAATGGACTATGAAGTCTTCCTCCTCGCCCGCATTAAAGAGTATTGGGATCTTGGAGAATCAAACGATATGGCTGTCGAACACGGCTTACAACGCTCGGGCCGAATCATTACCTCCGCAGCAGCCATCATTATCGCAGTGTTCATCGGCTTCGTTTTCGGCGAACTCGTTGCGATCAAACAGATTGGAGTCGTCCTAGCAATCATTGTCGTCGTTGATGCGACTATCGTTCGTATGCTCTTAGTGCCAGCAATGATGACCATCCTTGGTAAGTGGAATTGGTGGGCACCACGTCCACTAAGAAAACTCTATAAGCGGTTTGCTATTCACCACTGA
- a CDS encoding GNAT family N-acetyltransferase — MPKKNNSVFWDVEVAPRWAGIEPVYQFDSSEVQVMLGYIDGQKSLDIFGEDAAVIDQLAYVKASFDRPDLSTMPKSIPALLDEETRDYFGPSFGWDWDFYYTETSLRDVDGTENVELLDCKSSLFQRYSHEIYDALRQANPISDALEHFEELSWFIIREDSGIACVLGFEKDGDKAYLHGLGTNPAYRGRGYAQAIMVGATNQLLHTNTMVYFSMWGWNSAARQLYSKIGVQHGAELTHGRREPFTELNAQW, encoded by the coding sequence GTGCCGAAAAAGAACAATTCTGTGTTTTGGGACGTTGAAGTTGCTCCCCGCTGGGCAGGCATCGAACCGGTTTATCAGTTCGACAGTTCTGAAGTTCAGGTTATGCTCGGGTATATCGACGGACAGAAAAGTCTCGATATTTTCGGTGAAGACGCAGCTGTGATTGATCAGCTTGCATATGTTAAAGCGTCGTTTGACCGTCCCGATCTGAGCACTATGCCGAAAAGTATCCCAGCACTACTCGATGAAGAAACCCGTGATTACTTCGGTCCATCCTTCGGGTGGGACTGGGATTTTTATTATACGGAAACATCTTTGCGTGATGTTGACGGTACCGAAAACGTGGAATTGCTAGACTGTAAATCGTCACTATTCCAACGCTATTCCCACGAGATCTACGATGCCCTTCGACAAGCGAACCCCATTAGTGACGCACTGGAACATTTTGAAGAACTTTCGTGGTTCATTATTCGAGAAGATTCAGGGATTGCCTGTGTCCTAGGTTTCGAAAAAGATGGTGACAAGGCGTATCTCCACGGGTTAGGAACGAACCCTGCCTACCGGGGCAGAGGGTATGCACAAGCGATTATGGTTGGAGCTACAAATCAGTTGTTACACACAAACACGATGGTCTATTTCAGCATGTGGGGATGGAACAGTGCTGCACGCCAACTATATTCCAAGATTGGCGTGCAACACGGTGCTGAGTTAACTCATGGTAGGCGTGAACCTTTCACTGAGTTGAATGCTCAGTGGTGA
- the mltG gene encoding endolytic transglycosylase MltG encodes MSEVFTELNNTQYRKAKARRAYRRKKRIRTALVLFITCVVVVAATVVAVPYVHSVFSSQAVSDYEGPGSGEVIVEIPEGATGTSMADILAEADVVASSSAFVNAFKSDPRSASIQPGAYRLKLKMSGQGAVSALLDPATKAELKITIPEGFAKAQIAERVANVMEVPLDEVTAVINDAQALGLPAEANGNAEGWLAPATYTVAPNADVTEVLSDMVSKRITGLEKIKLPRENWQRTLTVASIVEREVNWPEHYGQVARVIENRLNNTDQVGGKLQMDSTTMYGVGKFGGIPSEEELQNDNPYNTYLYPGLPPFPISNPSLDVIEASANPPAGDWLFFVTVNLDSGETLFSNNLEEHSKNVEILRQWYAENEKTNGN; translated from the coding sequence GTGTCAGAAGTATTTACTGAGTTAAATAACACTCAATACCGGAAAGCAAAAGCACGTCGCGCTTACCGGCGTAAGAAGCGTATCCGAACGGCACTAGTTCTTTTCATAACTTGTGTTGTCGTAGTTGCAGCAACAGTTGTTGCTGTACCGTATGTACACAGTGTCTTCAGCTCACAGGCGGTCTCGGACTACGAAGGCCCAGGTAGTGGCGAAGTTATCGTGGAGATTCCCGAAGGCGCAACTGGCACTTCGATGGCAGATATCCTCGCAGAAGCTGACGTCGTTGCGTCGTCTTCGGCATTTGTCAATGCGTTTAAATCTGATCCACGTTCAGCATCGATTCAGCCTGGTGCCTATAGGCTTAAATTAAAGATGTCTGGGCAAGGCGCGGTTTCTGCTCTGTTAGATCCTGCAACAAAAGCAGAACTAAAGATCACGATTCCTGAAGGTTTTGCCAAGGCACAGATTGCTGAGCGAGTCGCTAACGTCATGGAAGTACCACTAGATGAAGTTACCGCTGTCATCAACGATGCCCAAGCGCTTGGGTTGCCAGCTGAAGCTAACGGTAATGCTGAAGGTTGGTTAGCGCCAGCAACGTATACCGTAGCTCCGAATGCGGATGTTACCGAAGTGTTGTCCGATATGGTCTCAAAGCGCATCACTGGGCTAGAGAAAATTAAGCTTCCACGCGAAAATTGGCAACGAACTCTTACGGTTGCTTCGATTGTCGAGCGTGAAGTTAACTGGCCAGAACACTATGGCCAAGTTGCACGGGTCATCGAAAACCGCCTCAATAATACTGATCAGGTCGGCGGCAAACTTCAGATGGACTCGACGACGATGTATGGCGTTGGAAAATTCGGTGGCATCCCGAGCGAAGAAGAACTACAGAACGATAATCCGTATAACACCTATTTGTACCCTGGCCTTCCGCCATTCCCAATTTCAAACCCCAGCCTCGATGTGATTGAAGCGTCAGCAAATCCACCAGCGGGAGATTGGCTTTTCTTTGTGACGGTGAATCTTGATTCGGGAGAGACTTTGTTCTCTAACAATCTCGAGGAGCATTCAAAGAATGTTGAGATTTTGCGTCAGTGGTACGCCGAGAAT
- the rpsD gene encoding 30S ribosomal protein S4 — MAANRSRKLVRQSRALGLALTPKAERYMQRRPYRPGEHGRGRVKESDYSVRLKEKQRLRAQYGIREAQLRKVWDEARRIDGMSGENLVELLEMRLDALVLRAGFARTISQARQVVVHRHILVDGKLVDRPSFRVKPGQVVQVKPRSQASAQFLAAAQGQHASVLPAVPEYLKVELEKLRFELIRRPKRAEVPITCDVQMVVEFYSR, encoded by the coding sequence ATGGCAGCAAATCGCTCCCGTAAGCTTGTGCGCCAGTCGCGCGCACTCGGTCTCGCTCTTACCCCTAAGGCTGAGCGTTACATGCAGCGTCGTCCTTACCGTCCAGGTGAGCACGGTCGTGGCCGCGTCAAGGAATCCGATTACTCGGTTCGTCTCAAGGAAAAGCAGCGTCTACGTGCGCAGTATGGCATTCGTGAAGCTCAGCTTCGCAAGGTCTGGGACGAAGCTCGTCGTATTGACGGTATGTCCGGTGAGAACCTTGTTGAGCTCTTGGAAATGCGCCTTGATGCACTCGTTCTTCGTGCTGGTTTTGCTCGCACCATTTCTCAGGCTCGTCAGGTTGTTGTGCACCGTCACATTCTCGTTGATGGCAAACTTGTTGACCGCCCATCGTTCCGCGTAAAGCCAGGTCAGGTTGTTCAGGTTAAGCCACGCTCCCAGGCCTCCGCGCAATTCTTGGCAGCGGCCCAAGGCCAGCATGCATCGGTTCTTCCTGCAGTGCCAGAGTACTTGAAGGTAGAACTTGAGAAGCTTCGCTTTGAACTGATTCGCCGCCCGAAGCGTGCTGAAGTTCCGATCACCTGTGATGTCCAGATGGTCGTCGAATTCTACTCACGCTGA
- the ruvX gene encoding Holliday junction resolvase RuvX, with translation MRQGIRIAVDVGEVRVGIARSDSDGILATPVGTYRRGIDDFSAVLQLIRAYDVLEVIVGLPRNMDGSEGKSATNARRWARRIAKKIAPISVRMVDERLSTVSAHQLLHDVGRKEKTHRSVIDQVAAGIILESALAHERSTGSPAGELIAIQEN, from the coding sequence ATGCGACAAGGTATTCGGATAGCAGTAGATGTAGGTGAGGTACGCGTCGGAATCGCGCGCAGTGATTCCGACGGTATCCTCGCCACGCCAGTCGGAACCTACCGACGAGGCATAGATGACTTTTCGGCAGTCCTTCAGCTCATCCGTGCCTACGATGTTTTGGAGGTTATCGTTGGTTTACCTCGAAACATGGACGGTTCAGAGGGCAAATCTGCAACCAATGCTCGGCGGTGGGCGCGCCGAATTGCTAAGAAAATTGCACCAATTTCGGTGAGAATGGTTGACGAACGGTTATCAACTGTCAGCGCTCATCAACTTTTACACGATGTAGGACGCAAGGAGAAGACACATCGGAGTGTCATCGATCAGGTTGCGGCAGGTATCATTTTAGAAAGTGCTCTCGCGCACGAGCGCTCAACGGGATCTCCTGCTGGAGAACTCATTGCGATTCAGGAGAATTAG